From the genome of Uranotaenia lowii strain MFRU-FL chromosome 1, ASM2978415v1, whole genome shotgun sequence, one region includes:
- the LOC129739511 gene encoding U4/U6 small nuclear ribonucleoprotein Prp4-like codes for MSDDEELVYVKRPKTIHYGSLEDSERSRQQKESASGGTDSYGASSSGTGAGSSSDLGQIFTSSDYFDLEAEVSKDKAALLEEFERKKKARQIHVSTDDAEVKKNLRALNEPICYFGEGPAERRIRLKELLSSLGEGAIPQKTTKEDEKRAPAQKEQESTWYHEGPESLRVARIWLAHYSLPRAKQRLQDASELMSIPSATKAGRMVELQKRIQSLAPQCSQVGDVRPISNCCFNEDSSLLMTSSFSSMCKVWSVPDCNLVQTLRGHQFYVSAIAFRNGVATDSKGEVAMASGCHDGTVKLWSFDSEEAIADINGHVPNRVSRLAFHPSGRFLGTACYDASWRLWDLEQKQEVLHQEGHAKAVHCIAFQIDGSVCVTGGLDAFGRVWDLRTGRCIMFLEGHLSAIYGVDFSPNGYHIVTGSQDNSCKIWDLRRRNPVYTIPAHTNLISDVKYQKNGGHFLVTASYDNTAKIWSNKTWQPLKTLSGHDSKLMSVDISPDSQYIATTSYDRTFKLWSPE; via the coding sequence ATGTCCGACGATGAAGAGCTAGTTTACGTGAAACGTCCTAAAACCATTCACTATGGTTCGTTGGAGGATTCGGAGCGCTCCCGGCAGCAGAAGGAATCGGCGTCGGGTGGAACGGACAGTTACGGAGCGAGTAGCAGCGGAACTGGTGCCGGCAGCAGCAGTGACCTGGGTCAAATTTTTACCTCTAGCGATTATTTCGATTTGGAAGCTGAAGTGTCCAAGGATAAGGCCGCTCTGTTGGAGGAATTCGAGCGGAAGAAAAAAGCCCGGCAAATCCACGTCAGTACGGATGATGCGGAAGTTAAGAAAAATCTGAGGGCTTTGAATGAGCCGATCTGTTACTTTGGGGAAGGCCCGGCTGAGCGGCGAATTCGATTGAAGGAACTGCTTTCCTCGCTTGGAGAAGGAGCTATACCGCAGAAGACTACCAAGGAGGACGAGAAGAGGGCTCCGGCCCAGAAGGAACAGGAATCTACCTGGTACCATGAGGGACCGGAATCGCTGAGAGTGGCGAGGATTTGGTTGGCGCATTATTCTCTGCCCCGGGCCAAACAGCGGCTCCAGGATGCGAGTGAGTTGATGTCGATCCCTAGTGCTACCAAAGCCGGTCGTATGGTGGAACTGCAGAAGCGTATCCAATCGTTGGCCCCTCAGTGCAGTCAGGTGGGAGATGTTCGTCCCATCAGTAACTGTTGCTTCAATGAGGACTCCAGCTTGCTCATGACATCGAGCTTCAGTTCCATGTGTAAGGTTTGGTCTGTTCCGGATTGTAATTTGGTACAAACCTTACGGGGACATCAGTTCTATGTGAGCGCTATTGCATTTCGGAACGGTGTGGCTACCGATTCCAAGGGTGAGGTAGCAATGGCTTCCGGTTGTCATGACGGGACCGTGAAGCTTTGGTCATTCGACAGCGAAGAAGCGATAGCCGATATTAACGGTCATGTACCGAATCGAGTTTCCCGTTTAGCATTCCATCCGTCCGGGAGATTCCTGGGAACGGCATGTTATGACGCATCCTGGCGGCTGTGGGATTTGGAACAGAAGCAAGAAGTTCTTCACCAGGAAGGACACGCCAAAGCCGTCCATTGTATTGCGTTTCAGATCGATGGTAGCGTTTGCGTGACCGGTGGATTGGATGCTTTTGGTCGGGTTTGGGATCTTCGCACCGGTCGATGTATAATGTTCCTGGAGGGTCACCTGAGTGCCATCTATGGGGTGGATTTTTCTCCGAACGGATATCACATTGTGACGGGAAGCCAGGACAATAGTTGCAAAATTTGGGATCTGCGACGACGAAACCCGGTTTATACGATTCCGGCCCATACGAACCTGATTTCGGATGTGAAGTATCAGAAAAATGGCGGCCACTTTCTGGTGACGGCCAGCTACGACAACACCGCCAAGATATGGTCCAACAAAACGTGGCAACCGCTTAAGACGCTGTCCGGCCACGACAGCAAGCTGATGAGCGTGGACATTTCCCCGGATTCGCAGTACATTGCGACGACTTCCTACGATCGAACGTTTAAGCTGTGGAGCCCCGAATGA